The Sphingopyxis fribergensis DNA segment TGCACGCTGTCGGGCGTGGTGACGTTAGAGACCGTCAGCCGCTTTTCCGCGAACTGGATCAACGAACGTTTCGGCGACCGCCTCGAACTCGCATGGCGGCAGCAGTTGCCTGACGTGCGCGGCGTCACGGTGCGCGGCGGCGCAGCCGCCGACGATCGTGCGTCGGTTCTGGCTGCTGCCCCGCTGCCGGCCTTCGACACGCCGCCGGCGCGTGCCGCCAATCCCGCGCTGCTCAATTTCGATCCGCGCCTGTCGTTCGACCGCTTCGTCGTCGCGCGCAGCAACATCCTCGCCGCCAATGCCGCGCGCCGCATGGCGATGGTCGAGGCGCCGCAGTTCAATCCGCTCTATCTCTGCTCGGGCACCGGACAGGGCAAGACGCACCTGCTCCAGGCGATGGCGCAGGCCTATGCCGCCGAGCACCCGACCGCGAACATCATCCTGATGTCGGCGGAAAAATTCATGCTCGAATTCGTCGGCGCGATGCGCGGCGGAGACATGATGGCGTTCAAGGCGCGGCTGCGCGCCGCCGACCTGCTGCTGCTAGACGATCTTCAGTTCGTGATCGGCAAGAATTCGACGCAGGAGGAATTGCTCCACACGATCGACGATCTGATGACCGCGGGCAAGCGCCTCGTCGTCACCGCCGACCGCCCACCCGCGATGCTCGACGGGGTCGAGGCGCGGCTGCTGTCGCGCCTGTCGGGAGGCCTCGTCGCCGATATCGAGGCGCCCGAAAATGATCTGCGCGAACGTATCATCCGCCAGCGCCTCACCGCGATGCCGATGGTCGACGTGCCCGACAATGTCGTCGCCTATCTGGTCAAACATTTCACGCGCAACATCCGCGAGCTCGAGGGCGCGCTCAACAAGCTGCTCGCTTACGCCGCGCTCACCGGCACGACGGTCGATATCGCGCTGGCCGAAGACCGGCTCGCCGAAAATGTCCGCACCGCGCGGCCGCGTATCACGATCGACGAGATCCAACGCGCGGTCTGCGCGCACTACCGGCTCGACAAGTCCGAAATGTCCTCGAAGCGCCGCGTGCGCGCGATCGCCCGCCCGCGCCAGGTCGCGATGTATCTCGCCAAGGAACTCACGCCGCGCTCGTATCCCGAGATCGGGCGGCGGTTCGGCGGGCGCGATCATTCGACGGTGATCCACGCGGTGCGCACGGTCGAGACGCTGCGCGTCAACGACAGCGAACTCGATGCCGAAATCGCAGCGATCCGGCGCAGCCTCAACGGCTGATCCACAGACGGTCCACAGGTTATGCCGGACTTATCCCCGGCACTATCCTCAACAAAAAGGCCCGCCCTTCGAATGAAAGGCGGGCCTTTTGCTTTGGCTTGGTGGTGGCTCAGCCCTTTTCGGGCGGCGCCACCGTAATCCGCACCCGCTCGCCCGAATTTCCGGGGAAGCCGGTGAACATCGCCTCGACCAGGTTCGGGACGATCGCCTGGAGGTTGTTGTCGCGCGACTGCGCCTCGGCATGGCCTTCGAACAGGCGCGAGCCATCGGCCGATCGGCTGATCTGGAGGTCGAGTCCGCTGGTGTAGACGGTGTAGCTGCTGACGTCGTTATAACCGCCGCCAAAGCCGCCCCAAAGGAACGGGTCACGATAACCATAGACATAGCGGCGTCCGCCGCGCCCCGACACGATAACCGGGCGATAAAAGCCGCGGCCATAATAGCCGCCATAGCCGCCGTACCACGGGTCGCCAAAGCCGGGGCTCGACACGACGCGTTCGCGGCCCTTGTCGACGCCATAGTCCATGCGCACGACGAGGTCGGCGCGCTCGCCGCTCGCTGCCTGGCGATAGCCGTAACGCGTCAGCTCGCCCGCGACGATATTCGCATATTGGCCGAACTCGATCCCGCCTTGCAGCGCGGGGTTGCTCGCCTCGACGACGAAGCTCTGGCCCTGCGGCGCGGGAAGCTGCGACTGAAAGCGCGCGACATCGGCCTTGAACGGCGTCGCGCAGCCCGCGAGCGCCAGCGCCGCGCCGGTCATGGCGGCCAGTCCCAGTCGCCGGAAATTGATCTTGCTCATCGTCTTGGCTCCGTGATTCGGGCAGCGCAAACCGCGCTTTCATACCATAGACTATACCGACGCGACTTAACCTTGGTTGAACCCGTTTCGTCGCACGGTCGTTCCATCCCCTCAATATGGGGAGGCGGACGCGCTTAACAAGATTTTTCGCACTAAGATGAAGGTTTAACGGCACAGCCCCAGCGCGGCATAGGCGGCGTCGAGCGTCGGCCGCGCCAGCGCCGCTGCGCGCGCCGCACCCGCCTCGAGCGCGGCGTCGATCGCCGCCGGATCGGCCTTGAGCTCGGTCAGGCGGGTCGCGATCGGGCGCAGCGTTTCGACGAGCAGCTCGCCGAGCGCGGGCTTGAACGCGCCAAAGCCTTGTCCGGCAAAGCGGGCAAGCACCTGGTCGACGCTTTCGTCGGCCATCGCGGCATAGATCGACACGAGATTCTTCGCCTCCGCGCGCCCGTCGAGCCCCGCCGCCTCCGACGGCAAGGGTTCGGCGTCGGTCTTCGCCTTGCGGATCTTTGCCATGATCGTGTCGGCATCGTCGACCAGGTTGATGCGGCTCGCATCGCTCGGGTCCGATTTCGACATCTTCGCCGACCCGTCGCGCAGGCTCATGATCCGCGCCGCGGCCGCCGGGATCGTCGGTTCGGGCAGGGTGAAGGTCTCCGTCGCGGTATCGAGGTTGAACTTGGCCGCGATATCGCGCGCAAGCTCCAGATGTTGTTTCTGGTCGTCGCCGACGGGGACGTGCGTAGTCTGGTAGAGCAGCACGTCGGCCGCCTGCAGCACGGGATAGGCAAAGAGGCCGACGCTCGCGCCCTCGCGGTTCTTGCCCGACTTTTCCTTGAACTGCGTCATGCGGTTCAGCCAGCCGATACGCGCGGTGCAGAACAGCAGCCACGCCAGCTCGGCGTGCGCGGGGACGCGCGCCTGGTTGAACAATATCGCCTTGTCGGTGTCGATCCCCGCCGCCATCAGCGCCGCCGCCATCTCGCGCGTGTTCGCGGTCAGCTCGGCGGGGTCGTTATAGACGGTGATCGCGTGGAGGTCGGCGAGGAAATAGAGCTTTTCGCCGTCCATCTCGTCCTGCATCCGCACCCAGTTGCGGATCGCGCCCAGATAATTGCCGAGATGCAAGTTTCCGGTGGGCTGAATGCCCGATAGCGTCCGCATGATCGATATCCTGTCAGAGTTAGCGCCGGCGCAGCTGGCCGATGGTGTCGCGATTGACCACGCCGAACAGAAAGGCGCAACCAAAGAATATGATCGCGCCCAGCGCGACGATCGCGCCCAGCGCGATGACGCGGTCGAGCGCCCCGCCGACAAAGGCGTCGCCCGCGAGCGGGATCGCGAAATGGAGCGCCGCCGCCATCGCCGCCGCCGCGAGGATGATGCGCGCGACCCGCCCCGCGACCTGCCCGGTCAGGCGGAACAGGCCGCTGCGGTGCAATATCGCATAGAGCATTGCGGCATTGCACCACGCCGCGATCGACCCCGCGAGCGCCAGCCCGACGATGCCGAGCGGGGGGATCAGCGCGAAGTTCAGGCCGATATTGATCAGCAGCGAAATCGCCGCGGTCCAGACCGGGGTGCGCGTGTCCTTGCGCGCAAAGAAATTGGGCACCAGCACCTTGACCAGCACATAGGCGGGCAGGCCGACGACAAGGCCGCCGACGACGGCGCCGGTCGCCAGCCCGTCAGCCGCGCTATAGTGGCCGCCGACATAGAAGGCGCTGGTGATCGCGGGTCCGGCGATGAACAGCGCCACCGCCGCCGGGACGGTCAGCAGCATCGCGAGTTCGACGGCATTGCTTTGTAGGCGAAAGGCGCCGTCCTTGTCGCCCTGCGCGACGAAGCGCGATAGCGCAGGCAGGATTGCAGTGCCGAGCGCGATCCCGATGATGCCCAGCGGCAACTGGTTGAGGCGGTCGGCCATCGCCAGATAGGTAATGCTCTTGTCGGGCAGCATCGCGATGAAGAACAGGTCGACGAAGCGGCTGATCTGATAGACCCCGGCGCCGAACACCGCGGGCAGGATCAGCACCCCCATTTCGCGCACATCCTGGGTCAGGCGCGGGCGGTGCAGCGTGGGCCGGAACCCCGAACGCCGCACCCAGAAAAACAGCCAGGCAAGCTGAAACAGCCCCGCGAGCGAGACCGAAATCGCAAGGTAGAGGCCGGTCGCCGCCTTCGCCGCGTCGCTGCCGTCGCCCGTGAACAGGCCCAGCAACAGCGCGCCAATCAGGCAGATATTGAGCAGGATCGGCGCAGCGGCGGCGGCGGCGAAGCGCGACAGGCTGTTCAAAATGGCCGCGAACAGCGTCGCGACGCTCATGAAGGCGAGGTAGGGAAAGGCGATCCGCGCCATCGCGACCGCCAGGTCGAATTTCGCGCCGTCGGCCTGCAGCGCGTCGCTTGCGAACAGGCCCATCACCCACGGCATGACGATCAGCAGCACACCCGAAAAGGCGATCAGGATCGGGATCAGCACCGCGAGCACGGCATCGGCGAAGGCGCGCGCCTCGCCATGGTCGCCTTCCTTCGTCATCCGCTGGTTGAACAGCGGAACGAAGGCGGCGGCGAAGGCCCCCTCGGCAAACAGGCGGCGGAAGATATTCGGAAGCTGGAAGGCGAGCTGCCACGCATCGGCCACGCCGCCCGCGCCGAGGATGCGGCTGAGCAGCATGTCGCGGGCGAATCCGAAGATGCGGCTGACCATCGTCAGCCCGCCGATGGTCCCGACATTTTTGAGCAGGCTGCTCATGGGGCGAGTATGCACGGAATAAAAGCACCGTGTCCCCGCGAAGGCGGGGACCCATCTCCGGTCGGCGCCAATATGAACCGGCCGGAGATGGACCCCCGCCTTCGCGGGGGCACACACCTTACCGAAGGCGTTTTAGTGGAAATGGACGGCCTAAGCCTGGCCGACGGGCGTCACGTCGCCAGCCTGCTCGGCTTCGACCTGCTGGACCTGCTGCATGAACAGGCCGTGAAAATCGATCGGCTCGAGGAGCAGCGGCGGGAAACCGCCGTCGCGGACGGCATCGGCGACGACGC contains these protein-coding regions:
- the dnaA gene encoding chromosomal replication initiator protein DnaA, which encodes MSGDAATLWPRVAEGLRRDLGVRTFDHWLKPVRFADYCTLSGVVTLETVSRFSANWINERFGDRLELAWRQQLPDVRGVTVRGGAAADDRASVLAAAPLPAFDTPPARAANPALLNFDPRLSFDRFVVARSNILAANAARRMAMVEAPQFNPLYLCSGTGQGKTHLLQAMAQAYAAEHPTANIILMSAEKFMLEFVGAMRGGDMMAFKARLRAADLLLLDDLQFVIGKNSTQEELLHTIDDLMTAGKRLVVTADRPPAMLDGVEARLLSRLSGGLVADIEAPENDLRERIIRQRLTAMPMVDVPDNVVAYLVKHFTRNIRELEGALNKLLAYAALTGTTVDIALAEDRLAENVRTARPRITIDEIQRAVCAHYRLDKSEMSSKRRVRAIARPRQVAMYLAKELTPRSYPEIGRRFGGRDHSTVIHAVRTVETLRVNDSELDAEIAAIRRSLNG
- a CDS encoding DUF4136 domain-containing protein → MSKINFRRLGLAAMTGAALALAGCATPFKADVARFQSQLPAPQGQSFVVEASNPALQGGIEFGQYANIVAGELTRYGYRQAASGERADLVVRMDYGVDKGRERVVSSPGFGDPWYGGYGGYYGRGFYRPVIVSGRGGRRYVYGYRDPFLWGGFGGGYNDVSSYTVYTSGLDLQISRSADGSRLFEGHAEAQSRDNNLQAIVPNLVEAMFTGFPGNSGERVRITVAPPEKG
- the trpS gene encoding tryptophan--tRNA ligase → MRTLSGIQPTGNLHLGNYLGAIRNWVRMQDEMDGEKLYFLADLHAITVYNDPAELTANTREMAAALMAAGIDTDKAILFNQARVPAHAELAWLLFCTARIGWLNRMTQFKEKSGKNREGASVGLFAYPVLQAADVLLYQTTHVPVGDDQKQHLELARDIAAKFNLDTATETFTLPEPTIPAAAARIMSLRDGSAKMSKSDPSDASRINLVDDADTIMAKIRKAKTDAEPLPSEAAGLDGRAEAKNLVSIYAAMADESVDQVLARFAGQGFGAFKPALGELLVETLRPIATRLTELKADPAAIDAALEAGAARAAALARPTLDAAYAALGLCR
- the murJ gene encoding murein biosynthesis integral membrane protein MurJ, translated to MSSLLKNVGTIGGLTMVSRIFGFARDMLLSRILGAGGVADAWQLAFQLPNIFRRLFAEGAFAAAFVPLFNQRMTKEGDHGEARAFADAVLAVLIPILIAFSGVLLIVMPWVMGLFASDALQADGAKFDLAVAMARIAFPYLAFMSVATLFAAILNSLSRFAAAAAAPILLNICLIGALLLGLFTGDGSDAAKAATGLYLAISVSLAGLFQLAWLFFWVRRSGFRPTLHRPRLTQDVREMGVLILPAVFGAGVYQISRFVDLFFIAMLPDKSITYLAMADRLNQLPLGIIGIALGTAILPALSRFVAQGDKDGAFRLQSNAVELAMLLTVPAAVALFIAGPAITSAFYVGGHYSAADGLATGAVVGGLVVGLPAYVLVKVLVPNFFARKDTRTPVWTAAISLLINIGLNFALIPPLGIVGLALAGSIAAWCNAAMLYAILHRSGLFRLTGQVAGRVARIILAAAAMAAALHFAIPLAGDAFVGGALDRVIALGAIVALGAIIFFGCAFLFGVVNRDTIGQLRRR